The Denticeps clupeoides chromosome 5, fDenClu1.1, whole genome shotgun sequence genome includes a region encoding these proteins:
- the rpl37a gene encoding large ribosomal subunit protein eL43, with product MAKRTKKVGIVGKYGTRYGASLRKMVKKIEISQHAKYTCSFCGKTKMKRRAVGIWHCGSCMKTVAGGAWTYNTTSAVTVKSAIKRLKELKDQ from the exons ATG GCCAAGCGCACCAAGAAGGTGGGGATTGTGGGGAAGTACGGCACCCGGTACGGGGCGTCCCTCAGGAAGATGGTGAAGAAGATCGAAATCAGCCAGCACGCCAAGTACACCTGCTCCTTCTGCGGAAAG ACCAAGATGAAGAGAAGGGCTGTTGGGATCTGGCACTGTGGGTCTTGCATGAAGACTGTTGCTGGTGGAGCCTGGACGTACAA CACAACATCTGCTGTCACAGTGAAGTCTGCCATCAAGAGACTGAAGGAGCTGAAGGACCAGTAG